A stretch of DNA from Gammaproteobacteria bacterium:
TGGGAGACATCCTGTTCGTCTGCGCCAACATCGCCCGTCACCTGGACCTGGACCCGGAGGCCGTCCTGCGCCGCGCCAACCGCAAGTTCGAGCGGCGCTTCGCCCACATCGAGCGGCGGTTGGCGGCGCGGGGCCGGACGCCCGCCGACGCCGGCCTCGAAGAGATGGAGGCATTGTGGCGGGAGGCGAAGGAGGAGGAACGGCGGCAGGCCGGGGCGGGCGCCGCCGCCCCCGGCGCTGCCGGGGAGGCCGGCCTGCAGGCCGCAGCGGAAGAGACCTAGGACTGCGCTGCGTTTTCCCCGCCGCTGATCATCGCATAGGCGGAGTGATTGTGGATGGACTCGAAATTCTCCGCCGCCACGGTGTAGGAGAGGATGCGCGGCTCCCGGTTCAGCCGTAGCGCGAGGTCGCGCACGATGTCTTCCACGAAGCGGGGGTTGTCGTAGGCGCGTTCGGTCACGTGTTTCTCGTCGGGACGCTTGAGCAGGCCGTACAGCGGGCACGAGCCCGCCTGTTCCGCCCACTCGATCAGTTCCTCCACCCAGATGAAATCCCGCAACCGCACCTGCAACGAGATGTGCGAGCGCTGGTTGTGGGCGCCGTAGTCGGAGATCTCTTTCGAGCAGGGGCACAGCGAGGTGACCGGCACCTGCGTTTTCACCTCGGTGCAGAGGTGCCCGTCCTTCACCTCGCCGATAAAGGTTACCTGGTAATCCATCAGGCTCTGCACCTTGCTGACCGGCGCCTGCTTGACATGGAAGAAGGGGAAGCTCATTTCGATGCAGCCGCTTTCCGCCGCCAGCATCCGCACCATCTCCCGGATCATGCGCTTG
This window harbors:
- the folE2 gene encoding GTP cyclohydrolase FolE2 → MRLVKERADTAKEHADIPDIQSQPDTRQLPIDRVGIKDIRHPVVIVDRSGHEQHTVASFNMYVRLPHRFKGTHMSRFVEVLHRFDREISVKSFKRMIREMVRMLAAESGCIEMSFPFFHVKQAPVSKVQSLMDYQVTFIGEVKDGHLCTEVKTQVPVTSLCPCSKEISDYGAHNQRSHISLQVRLRDFIWVEELIEWAEQAGSCPLYGLLKRPDEKHVTERAYDNPRFVEDIVRDLALRLNREPRILSYTVAAENFESIHNHSAYAMISGGENAAQS